The following are encoded together in the Brassica napus cultivar Da-Ae chromosome A9, Da-Ae, whole genome shotgun sequence genome:
- the LOC106359714 gene encoding ras-related protein RABG3a isoform X2, translating into MATRRRTLLKVIVLGDSGVGKTSLMNQYVHNKFSLQYKATIGADFVTKELQIGDKLVTLQIWDTAGQERFQSLGAAFYRGADCCALVYDLNVSKSFDSLDNWHEEFLKQANPSDPKTFPFIVLGNKVDIDGGRSRVVSEKKAADWCASNGNIPYFETSAKEDYNVDEAFLTIAKTALANEHDQDIYFQGIPEAVIENEPRGGGCAC; encoded by the exons ATGGCGACAAGAAGACGTACATTGCTCAAGGTCATTGTCCTCGGGGATAGCGg GGTTGGTAAGACTTCCTTGATGAATCA ATATGTGCATAACAAGTTTAGTCTGCAGTACAAAGCGACTATTGGTGCTGATTTCGTAACCAAGGAGCTTCAGATTGGAGACAAGCTCGTTACTCTacag attTGGGATACTGCTGGACAAGAGAGGTTCCAGAGTCTCGGTGCTGCCTTCTACAGAGGCGCTGACTGTTGTGCCCTTGTTTATGATCTCAACGTTTCCAAGTCCTTTGACTCCCTCGATAACTGGCACGAGGAGTTTCTTAAACAG GCTAATCCATCGGATCCAAAGACATTTCCGTTTATAGTGCTTGGAAACAAGGTTGACATAGATGGAGGGCGCAGTAGAGTG GTGTCGGAGAAGAAAGCGGCTGACTGGTGTGCTTCAAATGGAAACATACCCTATTTCGAGACTTCAGCAAAAGAAGACTACAATGTTGATGAGGCTTTCCTTACCATTGCCAAAACCGCTCTTGCCAACGAGCATGATCAGGACAT ATACTTCCAAGGCATACCAGAAGCAGTTATTGAGAACGAGCCAAGAGGGGGTggttgcgcttgttga
- the LOC106359714 gene encoding ras-related protein RABG3a isoform X1, which yields MATRRRTLLKVIVLGDSGVGKTSLMNQYVHNKFSLQYKATIGADFVTKELQIGDKLVTLQIWDTAGQERFQSLGAAFYRGADCCALVYDLNVSKSFDSLDNWHEEFLKQVPSLILLYSKQDDLSNVTMLICNNLFSRPAQANPSDPKTFPFIVLGNKVDIDGGRSRVVSEKKAADWCASNGNIPYFETSAKEDYNVDEAFLTIAKTALANEHDQDIYFQGIPEAVIENEPRGGGCAC from the exons ATGGCGACAAGAAGACGTACATTGCTCAAGGTCATTGTCCTCGGGGATAGCGg GGTTGGTAAGACTTCCTTGATGAATCA ATATGTGCATAACAAGTTTAGTCTGCAGTACAAAGCGACTATTGGTGCTGATTTCGTAACCAAGGAGCTTCAGATTGGAGACAAGCTCGTTACTCTacag attTGGGATACTGCTGGACAAGAGAGGTTCCAGAGTCTCGGTGCTGCCTTCTACAGAGGCGCTGACTGTTGTGCCCTTGTTTATGATCTCAACGTTTCCAAGTCCTTTGACTCCCTCGATAACTGGCACGAGGAGTTTCTTAAACAGGTTCCTTCTCTCATTTTGTTATATTCAAAACAAGATGATTTGAGTAATGTAACAATGCTTATATGTAACAATTTATTTTCTCGTCCTGCCCAGGCTAATCCATCGGATCCAAAGACATTTCCGTTTATAGTGCTTGGAAACAAGGTTGACATAGATGGAGGGCGCAGTAGAGTG GTGTCGGAGAAGAAAGCGGCTGACTGGTGTGCTTCAAATGGAAACATACCCTATTTCGAGACTTCAGCAAAAGAAGACTACAATGTTGATGAGGCTTTCCTTACCATTGCCAAAACCGCTCTTGCCAACGAGCATGATCAGGACAT ATACTTCCAAGGCATACCAGAAGCAGTTATTGAGAACGAGCCAAGAGGGGGTggttgcgcttgttga